A window of the Cicer arietinum cultivar CDC Frontier isolate Library 1 chromosome 6, Cicar.CDCFrontier_v2.0, whole genome shotgun sequence genome harbors these coding sequences:
- the LOC101488446 gene encoding WAT1-related protein At1g25270-like isoform X1: MKGILQGIKPMMLMVIVQVSYAAVNIIYKLAINDGMSMRVASAYRLTIASAFTLLIAFFFDRKKRPKITWKVLYLAFFSGLFGGSLLLNLYGLGLDFNSATFMLSMYNLAPGITFIMAISIGLEKLNWGIVEGKVKVIGTIVSIGGAMLMTLYKGVEINIWSSKINLMHSHKNQNGHIPQHVDFSNKLVGVPCAIGSVCSFSLWLIIQAKLNEEYPSHHSCSALICTMGALQAIVFALCVDRDWTQWKLGFDIRLLTMLYSGIVPSGIAINVIAWCIKMRGALFVAIFNPLQLLLVIISAYLLLDEKLYLGSVTGAVLIVCGLYAVLWSKSKEMKKKAQLEITNELEEVEFVMSNPNPNKCVQNNRTQTTTIGNVTNNHK; encoded by the exons ATGAAGGGAATATTGCAAGGAATAAAACCAATGATGCTAATGGTGATTGTGCAAGTTTCATATGCAGCTGTGAATATAATATACAAACTTGCCATTAATGATGGAATGAGTATGAGAGTGGCTTCCGCTTACCGTCTCACTATTGCATCGGCTTTCACTCTTCTCATTGCTTTTTTCTTTGATAG GAAGAAGAGACCAAAGATTACTTGGAAGGTTCTTTATCTAGCATTTTTCTCAGGATTGTTTGG GGGAAGTTTACTTTTAAATCTTTATGGCCTTGGCCTGGATTTTAATTCAGCAACGTTTATGTTGTCCATGTACAACCTTGCTCCTGGAATTACCTTCATCATGGCCATATCCATCGG ATTGGAAAAGCTAAATTGGGGAATAGTGGAGGGAAAGGTGAAGGTAATAGGAACAATAGTTAGCATTGGTGGGGCAATGCTGATGACACTTTACAAAGGAGTAGAAATTAATATTTGGTCTTCAAAGATCAACCTTATGCATTCacataagaaccaaaatgggcATATACCACAACATGTCGACTTTAGTAATAAACTGGTGGGTGTTCCATGTGCCATAGGAAGCGTTTGCTCTTTTTCTTTGTGGTTAATCATCCag GCTAAGTTGAATGAAGAATATCCAAGCCATCATTCATGCTCAGCATTGATATGCACAATGGGAGCATTACAagctattgtttttgctctTTGTGTCGATAGGGATTGGACTCAATGGAAGCTCGGTTTTGATATCAGGCTTCTCACTATGCTTTATTCG GGAATTGTACCTTCTGGAATAGCGATTAATGTCATTGCTTGGTGCATTAAGATGAGAGGTGCTCTATTTGTGGCTATTTTTAATCCTCTTCAGCTTTTACTTGTGATTATCTCTGCTTATTTGTTGTTGGATGAGAAGTTATATTTAGGAAG TGTGACTGGAGCAGTGTTGATAGTGTGCGGTCTATATGCAGTGCTTTGGAGTAAAAGCAAGGAAATGAAAAAGAAAGCTCAGTTAGAAATCACCAATGAGTTGGAAGAAGTAGAGTTTGTTATGTCTAATCCTAATCCTAACAAATGTGTCCAAAACAACCGAACTCAAACCACTACTATTGGGAATGTTACCAACAATCATAAATAA
- the LOC101488779 gene encoding VIT-like transporter 1b, which produces MAVGAICDSESLNHIVAIPNPTKEMDENNNNNEVDYWQRAQWLRAAVLGANDGLVSVASLMMGVGAVKTANTAMLVAGFAGLVAGACGMGIGEFVSVYTQYEVEIGQMMRELGTCDRKEKALEMELEKRRSLPNPLQAALASAFSFSVGGLVPLLCGSFIKAYKIRVIVIVAISSLALLVFGRVGAQLGKTPKIRSSIRFLLGGWMAMAITFGLTKLLARSSGLDF; this is translated from the coding sequence ATGGCTGTAGGGGCAATTTGTGATTCTGAATCACTGAACCATATAGTTGCAATTCCAAATCCTACAAAGGAAATGGatgaaaacaataataataatgaagttGATTATTGGCAAAGAGCACAATGGCTTCGTGCAGCTGTATTAGGAGCTAATGATGGTTTAGTTTCTGTTGCTTCATTAATGATGGGTGTAGGAGCTGTTAAAACAGCTAACACAGCAATGTTAGTGGCTGGTTTTGCAGGATTAGTAGCTGGTGCATGTGGAATGGGAATAGgtgaatttgtttctgtttaCACACAATATGAAGTTGAAATTGGTCAAATGATGAGAGAGTTAGGTACTTGTGATAGAAAAGAGAAGGCATTGGAAATGGAGTTGGAGAAAAGAAGATCATTGCCTAATCCATTACAAGCTGCATTAGCTTCTGCTTTTTCATTTTCTGTTGGTGGTTTGGTTCCTTTACTTTGTGGTTCATTTATAAAAGCTTATAAGATTAGAGTTATTGTCATTGTTGCAATTTCTAGTTTGGCTTTGCTTGTTTTTGGAAGAGTTGGAGCTCAACTTGGTAAGACACCAAAGATTAGATCTTCTATTAGGTTCCTTCTTGGTGGTTGGATGGCTATGGCTATCACATTTGGCTTGACCAAATTATTGGCTCGTTCTAGTGGTTTGGATTTCTAA
- the LOC101511783 gene encoding uncharacterized protein — MGNCGSNPKTNEGTEPEPVPEEVNVGGATEETPNEDNKSLSTLLNENVEDAKKPEEVKDEPKEEEPKTEEVKVQEEKPKSEEAKIEA, encoded by the exons ATGGGAAATTGTGGTAGCAACCCTAAAACCAATGAGGGAACTGAGCCAGAGCCAGTGCCAGAGGAGGTTAATGTTGGTGGTGCAACAGAGGAGACCCCAAACGAAGATAACAAGTCTCTAAGCACCTTGCTTAATGAG AATGTGGAAGATGCAAAGAAGCCAGAAGAAGTAAAGGATGAACCCAAGGAAGAAGAGCCTAAGACTGAGGAAGTAAAGGTTCAAGAAGAGAAGCCAAAATCAGAAGAAGCAAAGATTGAGGCCTAA
- the LOC101488446 gene encoding WAT1-related protein At1g25270-like isoform X2 yields the protein MSMRVASAYRLTIASAFTLLIAFFFDRKKRPKITWKVLYLAFFSGLFGGSLLLNLYGLGLDFNSATFMLSMYNLAPGITFIMAISIGLEKLNWGIVEGKVKVIGTIVSIGGAMLMTLYKGVEINIWSSKINLMHSHKNQNGHIPQHVDFSNKLVGVPCAIGSVCSFSLWLIIQAKLNEEYPSHHSCSALICTMGALQAIVFALCVDRDWTQWKLGFDIRLLTMLYSGIVPSGIAINVIAWCIKMRGALFVAIFNPLQLLLVIISAYLLLDEKLYLGSVTGAVLIVCGLYAVLWSKSKEMKKKAQLEITNELEEVEFVMSNPNPNKCVQNNRTQTTTIGNVTNNHK from the exons ATGAGTATGAGAGTGGCTTCCGCTTACCGTCTCACTATTGCATCGGCTTTCACTCTTCTCATTGCTTTTTTCTTTGATAG GAAGAAGAGACCAAAGATTACTTGGAAGGTTCTTTATCTAGCATTTTTCTCAGGATTGTTTGG GGGAAGTTTACTTTTAAATCTTTATGGCCTTGGCCTGGATTTTAATTCAGCAACGTTTATGTTGTCCATGTACAACCTTGCTCCTGGAATTACCTTCATCATGGCCATATCCATCGG ATTGGAAAAGCTAAATTGGGGAATAGTGGAGGGAAAGGTGAAGGTAATAGGAACAATAGTTAGCATTGGTGGGGCAATGCTGATGACACTTTACAAAGGAGTAGAAATTAATATTTGGTCTTCAAAGATCAACCTTATGCATTCacataagaaccaaaatgggcATATACCACAACATGTCGACTTTAGTAATAAACTGGTGGGTGTTCCATGTGCCATAGGAAGCGTTTGCTCTTTTTCTTTGTGGTTAATCATCCag GCTAAGTTGAATGAAGAATATCCAAGCCATCATTCATGCTCAGCATTGATATGCACAATGGGAGCATTACAagctattgtttttgctctTTGTGTCGATAGGGATTGGACTCAATGGAAGCTCGGTTTTGATATCAGGCTTCTCACTATGCTTTATTCG GGAATTGTACCTTCTGGAATAGCGATTAATGTCATTGCTTGGTGCATTAAGATGAGAGGTGCTCTATTTGTGGCTATTTTTAATCCTCTTCAGCTTTTACTTGTGATTATCTCTGCTTATTTGTTGTTGGATGAGAAGTTATATTTAGGAAG TGTGACTGGAGCAGTGTTGATAGTGTGCGGTCTATATGCAGTGCTTTGGAGTAAAAGCAAGGAAATGAAAAAGAAAGCTCAGTTAGAAATCACCAATGAGTTGGAAGAAGTAGAGTTTGTTATGTCTAATCCTAATCCTAACAAATGTGTCCAAAACAACCGAACTCAAACCACTACTATTGGGAATGTTACCAACAATCATAAATAA